A segment of the Panacibacter ginsenosidivorans genome:
AAGAATGAAACCATCTTCTCTTATATCCAACACTGCAAGTTCCGTAACAATTTTCTTCACACATTTTATACCTGTAAGCGGAAGTGTACATTCAGCAAGCAGTTTACTTTCTCCTTTAGGATTAGTATGCTGCATTGCTACTATAATATTTTTTGCACTTGCTACAAGATCCATAGCACCTCCCATACCTTTTACCATCTTCCCTGGAATTTTCCAGTTGGCAATATCTCCTCTATCACTTACTTCCATGGCACCTAAAACAGTCAGATCAATTTTACCTGCACGTATCATTCCAAAACTCTCTGCACTGTCAAAAAAAACGCCTCCGGGAATAACCGTCACTGTTTCTTTTCCTGCATTTATAAGATCTGCGTCAACTTCTTCTTCTGAGGGATATGGGCCCATACCTAAAATACCATTCTCGCTTTGCAATATTACCGTCATGCCTTCAGGAATAAAATTAGCCACCAGTGTAGGAATACCTATACCAAGATTTACATACATGCCATCTTTAAGTTCCTGTGCAATGCGTTTTGCAATACCATATTTATCGAGCGCCATTAAACAAACATTTATATCGTTAGAAACTGAGTAACGTTAAGTTACAATTAGGTTGATTCAAATGTAAATGTATGCTGGTAAACAATACTGTTTAATAAGATGTACGATTTTTTTCCAAATGGGTTCAAAACGATTTTAAAAAAGAGTTATTAACCTATGAACAGGATTAATTACAAACCATCAAATTTTCTTTACTTTAGATTGCATTAAAAAAGTTGCACGCAATTCCATAAAAAATATATTTGATAATTAAATTTTATGAACCTGGCATAGGTACATATAGCATCTTCGTTGCGTCGCATTACGTTCATCAGAAGTGCTGCTATTAAGCTTTTCTCAAAGCGAAAGGTTTGATTTATTTATATATAACACATACCTTATGTATAGAGCAATCGATCTTATTAATTATTACAAATTAATTCCTCATCCGGAAGGTGGCTATTATAAAGAAACTTACCGGGCTGTGGAAAGTATTGCACATAATGCTTTACCCGGAAGATTTAAAGGAGTAAGAAATTTCTCAACAGCAATTTATTTTCTGCTGCAGGAAAATAATTTTTCTTCGTTCCATCGCATACAAAGTGACGAATGCTGGCATTTTTATGCAGGTGGCCGTATGCTTATCCACTTAATTGATGCACATGGAAATCTTGAAACAATTAAACTTGGCCCTGATATTTTGAGTGGAGAAAGGCTCCAATTCGTTGTACCGGCAGGGTGCTGGTTTGCGTCTGAAACGATGCCGGCAACTTCATTCAGCCTTGTTGGCTGTACTGTAGCGCCTGGATTTGACTTTGCAGATTTTGAACTGGCAAATGCAGATGAGTTAAGCAACCAATATCCACAGCACGAAGTATTGATAAGAAGGCTTACAAGATAAAATTATCATCGCTATTATCCTGCTTATTAAAAAACTCGACTTTTAGTTGATTGTTTTCATTTTGTCTTTCGCGTTCAATTCTTATTACCCATACCGCTACAATACATAAAAGTAAAATAATAATAACGGCAATTATCACCCATGAAAGATCTTTTATTCTTCTCTTCTCTTTTCGTTTTTTAGGCAGCTCTAACTGCTGATGCAGTTTTTTATTAAGCTGTTCAACATAATCATTTAGCTTAGCTTCTGATGAAAAGTTTTGTAGCCCTTCCACTGCATCATTTGTAAAAGGATCATCTGCCATATTTTTTTCAACGGCATGCAACTCTTCAGCACTCGCTTCACCTGAAAGATATTTCTTCAGTTGCTCTTCATTCAAGTCATCATTACTTTGTAATATATTGCTCAGATCTGCCATCTATGCTTTCATCTTTTTTTCTACAAGAATTTTTAAATTGCGTTTACCGTTTTGTATGTAGCTCTTTACCTGCATTAATGTAAAGCCCGTAATTGCAGCAATCTCTGTATAGCTTTTCTTTTCGAGGTAAAATAAAGTTACGCATGTTTTCTGCTCAGCAGTAAGTTCATTCAGTGAAAGCCCTACATAAGTAAGCAGCTTATCTTTTTCTATCTGCAATGCAGGCTCCGGAATGTCTGCAGCCAATGGCATATTATCATTTATTTCTCTTACTGCTCTTCCATTCTTATCCCGCAGTTTCATCAGGCAATGATTCCGTGCCACCATGTACAACCAGCTTTTAAAATAATCAACCTTATAACGCTGCAGTTCAGTTATCGCCTTTAAAAATATTTGTTGTACTGCATCTTTTGATTCTTCTTCATTCTTTAAATACTTCATGCACACACCCAGCAACAACATGGTATAGCGTTGTAACAATATACCCAACCACTGACTATCATGGCCCGCATAATAATTGTCAAGCAATTGTTGGTCGGTGATATTTGCGTAAACGTCTTTCTTCACGCTGTTAAAATAATTATTTTATACTACCAGATGCAGTTATTTGTATTTTCCATAACACTAATCTTTGAAACACGAATTTTATTGCACGAATTACAAGAATTCATTTTGTTTCAATTGCTGAATAATGAACAGAAAGTACAAGAGTGCGACGCAACAAAAGCATCATTCATATTCTTCAGTTCAGTTCATAAAAAATCCCGCTAATTATTTAACGGGATTCATTATTACTTTATTTACGTTGTTATTTTATTTATACATTAATTCATAATACTCATGTGCCATACGATTGCTGTCAAACTGGAAACGCACATCACGCATACCATTTTTCATGATCTGTCTCCATGTATCGTAGTTGTCATAGTATAAAGGCAATACCTGGTTTTCAAGAATGTCGTACATTTTATTAAGATCATACTCATCCTGCTCATGTACGGTCATATTTTCGTAATCTGCTTTCGGTACTACAAAACCATTGTGACCATGATTAATAAACTCCGGTATCCATCCATCATCTGTGGAGAAATTCACTGCGCCATTCATGGCTGCCGTCATACCACTGGTTCCTGATGCTTCGCGTGGCACACGTGGATTGTTTAACCAGATATCTGCAGACTGTTTCAAACGTTTGCTTAACCATAATTCATAGCCAATAAGCACTGCCATATTCTTATAGTTCTTGCTTAAATGTACAAGACTGTTGAATTGCGTGATAGCCGGATAATCAAGCGGGTAAGGCTTTCCGGCCCAGATGATCTGGATAGGATATTTTTTATTATGCATCAGCGCCTCAAATCTTTCCTTATCCTGTGTTATCATGTCTGCACGTTTATAACCTGCAAACCTGCGTGCCCAAACGATGGTAAGAATATTGGGGTCAAACAGTTTCCCTGTCTGGTCTGCGATAACATTATTGAATGCTCTTTTCTTCAAATATTTTTTTCGGTCATCAAATGCCCAGTCATTGCCTTCTTCCATTGCACGGTAAGATTGTTTATCTGCCCAATAGCGCCAGTTCTGTGCATTGGTTATAGAAATGATCGGGCAAATGCCTTCATACTTGCCCCACATTTCACGGGATACGTGCCCGTGCAACTGTGAAACACCATTGGATATTTTTGCAAAACGCAATGCAACCAATGAATGGTTGAACTGGTCATCTTTTAAACCTGTAAGTTTTCGTACTTCATCAATACTTAAACCACAGAAATAACTCATTTTATGGCAGAGATAAATATCATGTTTTTCATTGCCTGCTTCTTCAGGTGTGTGTGTGGTAAATACTAAATGTTTACGCACCATTTCCACGCTCTTGAATTTATTAAGCAAATAAAATGCAGATGAAATACCATGTGCTTCATTCAAATGATAGAAGTCAGGAGCAAAACCCAATTCATCTACAAGCTTTGCACCACCAACACCAAGCAAAATAAATTGTGCAACTTTTGTTGCAACATTCGCATCGTATAAACGGTGTGTAATAGTTTGAGATACATAATCATTTTCCGGAAGATCTGTACTCAGCAAAAACATGGGTGCTGTATTAAATGTTTCCGGGTTTAAATAATATGCTTTAACCCACACAGGATGTTCATGAATTAGTATCTGAAACTTGATGCCGGGATCTTCAAGAAATGAATAAATTTTTTCCATCCACGTAACCTGCAAAGTCTGATCCTGGTTGCGTGCCTGGTCGTAATAACCATATTTCCATAATATACCTATGCCAATTAAATTCTGTTTTAATTCATACGCACTGCGCATGTGAGAGCCCGCTAAAAAACCAAGTCCGCCACTGTAAATTTTTAATGCATTATGTACTGCAAACTCCATGGAGAAGTAAGCCGTTCTTGTTGAATACTGCTCGTCAACCTGATAAGGAACCTGGAAACTTCTAAAATTCATGTCAATCGTTTTGGTGAAAAATGCCGCCGCAATTTAGGTTTTATTATTTAAACCGTATTTGTTACACATTAAAATAGGATAAGTGATAAAATATTAAAGGGCAATGTGCATTTTATGTTTAAAAAAATCCTACAAATAATAATCTCAAACGTTTGCAGTTGATAAATTATTTTTTGGTGACGGGCATAAGAATATGCATGATGCTTTGGTTGCGTCGCGCTCTTGTGCTATATATCTTTATTCAATATTTATTTTTTTAAATTAACAATTCAGTTTATAACTAGTTCATGAGTAATCTTCAAAACGATTTCTTAACACGTTCACCTGATTTTATAGCCCACAACCAGCAATGCCACTTATCCAAAGCTTATAATATACGTTTTTAATAATTTATCTTACAGGTTGATTATATTTTCTAAAAAGAACCTGGTGCTCTTAAATATTCGATAAACTTTATTATCAATATAATTTTACCTTTATCCATTACCCTTTATGCATACAAAAATGCAGGAGTTTAAAAAGACATTGGCATTTATTATATTATGGATGATGGTATTTATAATGCCTCTTCAGCTGCAAGCCCAATCGTGTGCAGACGAATATTTTGATATTCACTTTAACACATTAACTGTTCAAGAACCCAGAAGCAGCATATACACTTCCGAAAATGAAATATTGATGGCAGGAAATGTACATCGTTATAACTCTTTGTTACAAGATGGGTGGCTTACAAAATTTTCATCAAATGGAACTGTTCAATGGAGCAGGCATTATAAAACGAATGTTTACAATTATGTTGTTTTAAATACTGTTATAGCAGTAGAAGACGAAAATTTTATTCTTGCTGGAAATGTGGGAAATGTAGATACAAGCTTTCCCATAACGCATCTTTCTCAATATGCATTTTTAATAAAAGTGAATAAATATGGCAACCCAATATGGTCTAAAATACTTGGAAAAATAAATGTTACTTCACTTACTGAACCGTTTTCCGATGTGAGCGGTATTGAAATAACTAAAGAAGGAGATTATATTTTAGCTGTTAATTATTTAGCTAATAAAGACTATAATGTTATTGTAAGAACAGATAAAAATGGAAATACAAAATGGGCCACAATAATCCAGTCAACTATTCAGCATGCAACGTTGGGTGCTCCAAAAATAAAACAGCTAAAAAATGGCGCAATTGTATCTGCAAATTTTATTGGATTCGCTGATGATGCGCACCCTTACCAGCAACAGGGATATTATTTTACTTCCTTAAACAGCGAAACAGGAGCGCTTAACTGGGAAAGATTTTTACTTGATACGGATACGCTCTCCTTTACCCAGAAAGTGTTTGGCGAAATAACAGGATTTACTGAATTGCCTGGCGGTAAACTTAGATTTATTAGTTCTTATGCTGATACAAAATACTTTTATGGAAGAGAAACAAAAAAATTGTTCAATTATATAACAGACAGCCTTGGTTTTCTTTCAAAGGTAATAAGCTATACAAATGATAGCCCGCCTTTATATGCCTCATCAGGTACTAATATAGCAAATACCGGAAACAGGGTGATACTAATGGATAATGCAGATACCGCTTTTCTTATGGAAGTAGAGCCTGAGGGAAATATAAAATGGCAAAAATCTTACCCCGGACTTGGACGAAGCCAGGAAACAAATGCATTATTTAGTACAGAATTTGGTCATTACTTTTTTTCATTTACTCAGAATGGGGGAAGCAAATTTTTACAGCTTATTAAAACTGATCCCTTTGGCAATGGAGGATGTATCGGAGCTCCTAAAAATATAAAAGCAAATGATGCCACTACAGCATTTATTAACCGGCCCATTCATTTAGTATATCAACAGCCTTCTGTGCAATGGAACGATTTTTCTTTATTATCATCAGCTGACTATTTTATTAAAGGGGAATATGGCTGTAAGCAACTTTGCTGCACTGATGTAACTGATACTGCATCTAAGATAAATTTATGTAATATTTCATCTTATATTTTACCTAATAACGATACCATTAAAAACTCCGGCACTTATACTATTAAGTTCAAAACAATTAAAGGTTGTGACAGTCTGGTATACTACAATGTAGATTTCGCTTTCACTCCACAATTAAGCCTGGGAGCAGACAGGTGCCTGGGACAGAAAGATACCATTATTTTAAAAACACAGGAGGGTTATACCAATTATGTGTGGGATGGACTCAATACGACTGAAAATACTTTTTCTGTTCATGAGCCCGGAGTTTATAAAGTTAATGTTACAAACCGCTGTGGGTTTAAAGAAGATACCATTAACGTATTTAAACAATGCGAATTTGAAATACATATGCCAAATGCATTTACACCAAATGGTGACAATGTGAATGACATTTTTCGTGTACCACCACAGGTGAATAACCTCCTTGTAAGCTTTACGGTTTTCAACCGTTGGGGGCAGATAGTTTTTAGAACTTCTAATATTTCTGAAGGCTGGAATGGAATGCTTAAAAATTATCCTGCACCTTCCGGCACTTATGTCTATTATGTAGTTATGAAATCAATCGATGGTAGAAAAAACATAAGTAAAAGCGGTTATTTAACATTAGTTAGATAAATATATGGATAAGATTTTTTGCATTTAGGTAATGCCGGTTTACAAAGTTTGGCTTATCATTTTATTTAAGTAAAATAATCTGTGCACAATAGCCCCAACCGCACAAGTGAGTGACACAACCGGCGATGCCACAGGCACTTCGGCCCGTAACACAATCTTCTTCTCATATTTCCGCACTATGCCTTACTTTTGCGCCTTCTTAAAAGAGCAGCAATAAATGATAAGTGTAAAAAATGTAACGCTGGCTTATGGCAAGCGTGTTTTGTTTGATGAGGTTAACCTGAATTTTATAAAGGGTAACTGTTATGGTGTTATTGGTGCAAATGGCGCCGGTAAAAGTACTTTTCTAAAAATCCTGAGCGGTGAAATTGAGCCAAATAAAGGTACGGTAGAAATTACCCCTGGTGAGCGTATGGCCGTACTAAAGCAGAACCAGTTTGAGTTTGACGAATGCACCGTATTGAATACCGTGATGATGGGCCACAAACATTTGTGGAATGTAATGCATGAACGTGAAGCAATTTACGCAAAAGCAGATTTTACAGAAGAAGATGGTATGCGTGCCGGTGAACTGGAAGGCGAATTTGGCGAAATGGGCGGCTACGAAGCGGAAAGCAATGCAGGCAGCCTCTTGAGCGATCTTGGTGTAAAAGATATTTATCATCAGACTTTGATGAAAGATATTCCGGGTACGTTGAAAGTGCGTGTGTTATTGGCACAGGCAATCTTTGGCAATCCTGATATTTTATTATTGGATGAACCGACCAACGGTCTTGATATAGAAACCATCGGCTGGCTCGAAAACTTTTTGGCAGATTACGAAAACATTGTGTTGGTGGTAAGCCATGACCGTCACTTTTTAGATACCATTTGTACGCATGTTGCCGACGTTGATAAAAGAAAAATTAAGATATATACGGGTAACTATACTTTCTGGTATGAGAGTTCGCAGTTGATCGCAAGACAGTTGACTGACAAGAACAAGAAAATGGAAGAGAAACGCCAGGCATTGCTTGACTTCATTGCGCGTTTCTCTGCAAATGCTTCCAAGAGTAAACAGGCTACTTCAAGAAAGAAAGCATTAGAAAAACTGAACATCGAAGAGATAGAACCATCCAACAGAAAATATCCCGGCATCATTTTTCAGCCATTGCGTGAAGTCGGCAACCAGATTTTGAATGTTGAAAATCTCAGCAAAAGTGTTGATGGCAGAAAGTTGTTTGATAAACTTTCTTTCAGTATTCACAAAGGTGAGAAGATCGCAATGTTGAGTAAAGATCCATTGGCTGTTACCGCTTTCTTCGAAATCATTAATGGCAACGCAACTGCGGATAGCGGAAAATTTGAATGGGGCACTACTATTACAAAAGCATATTTGCCTTTAGAGAACCAGGAATTCTTTACAGAAGGTTTAACGCTGTTAGATTGGTTGCGCCAATTTGTTCCTGCGCATGTTACAGATGCTGATGAGCCTTTCCTGCGTGGTTTTTTGGGTAAGATGTTGTTTAGCGGTGATGACATTATGAAGAAAACCAATGTGCTGAGTGGTGGTGAAAAAGTGCGTTGCATGATCAGCCGGATGATGTTGCAAAACCCAAATCTTATTGTGCTCGACCAGCCAACCAATCACCTGGATCTTGAAAGCATTCAAAGTTTCAACGATGGTTGTCAAACTTTCCCCGGCATTGTGTTGCTCACATCTCATGACCACACGTTCATGCAAACTGTTGCCAATCGTGTTATTGAAATAACGCCTAAAGGAACCATCGACAGGTTAATGACATTTGATGAATATATTGAAGATACAAGAGTACATGCATTAAGAGAAGAGATGTATGCGTAATATGCGGATGAGTGGACAAGCATATATGCGGATGAAATAAAATATTCGATAATTATAAGAAAGCTCACAATTTATGTGGGCTTTTTTTATGAGCCTGGCTTAAGAATGGGAATGATGCTTTTGTTGCGTCGCACACTTGTACTTATCCAATTCAACGCAGCAAAGACCCGCTTTATTAAAACATTTTGATTAACTGATCCTTCCCCGGGCAATAATATCAATCTCAAAGATCATACATGTAGAAACGCACAAGTGAGTGACACAACAAAGATGCCACGAAGAACAAATGCCTGCAACAAACAAATACTAACCATTAATGATCTCGCCACCATTCGGATGCAGGAATTGTCCGGAGATATAACTGCTGTCATCGCATGCAAGAAACAAATAAGACGGCGCTACTTCAACAGGCTCTCCTGGCCTTTGCATGGGAGCTTTCTTCCCGTGTTCTTTAATACGTTTCTTATCAAAACTCGAAACGATCAATGGCGTCCATATCGGGCCGGGTGCAACACCGTTTACACGTATGCCTTTCTGCACAAGGTTTTCTGACAAGCTACGCGTAAAAGAAACGATAGCGCCTTTGGTTGCCGAATAATCGATCAAAGCTTTACTACCGCGGTATGCCGTAACGGATGAAGTATTAATAATACTGCTTCCTTTTCGCATATGCAGCAATGCATACTTTGTTATGAAGAACATGGAGTAAATATTTACTTCAAACGTGTGCTTCAGGTGCTTTGTAGTAATATCTTCAAGGCTCTTTGCTTCATAATGAATGGCGGCATTATTTACGAGCACATTAATTTTTTTAAATGTCTTAATCGTTTCTTTAATCACCTGTTTGCAATGTTGCTCATTGCTTATATCTCCGGGTATCAATATGCATTTTCTACCATACTGTTCTTCGATGGTTGTTTTAGTATCTTTTGCATCCTTATGTTCTTTCCAATAAGATATCGCTATATCTGCGCCTTCTTTTGCAAAGAGAATAGCTACAGCTTTTCCGATGCCGCTATCTCCGCCTGTTATCAATGCAACTTTATTTTTAAGCTTTGGTGTCGCAGCAACTTTCAGGTCATTACTCACGGGATCAGGGTGCATGGCACTTTCACTGCCAGGTCTTTGTTGAGGTGTAGCTTTTTTCATAGTAATATTATTTAGACATTCAACAATTTCAAAGCTTTCTGTATGTTATTTGAAGTAGTAAGTACTTTACTAAAAAGATCATGTTTCTTTTCCAATCTTTCAGGCATGTTTTGTATGTTGAACTGGGATGGATGCAGTTTATGATTTACTTCTTTCCACTCCAATGCGGCAGATGCATTTGCTCCTTCAACAGGCCTGAGGCTGTACACAGATGCCAGCGTTTGCCCGCTCCTGTTTTGCAAGTAATCTATATAAATATGTGGTCCACGTTTACTTAATGAACGCTCTATAGAAGTTGTATCCGGTAACTGTTCATGAACCAATGATGCAATGATGTGCGCAAAATCTTTTACCGTATTATAATCATATTTATTTTTCATTGGCGCATAAACATGCAACCCGGAGGCGCCGGATGTTTTACAAAAACTTATTATACCTGCCTGGTCTAAAATTTCTTTTGTAACAAGCGCAACATCTACAACCTGCGTAAAATCATTTTTATCGGAAGGATCAATATCAATTACCATCCAGGTTGGATGATCAGGTTTTTGAACAGTGCTGTTCCATGGATTGATCTCAATACAACCAAGATTGGCGAGATACAATAATGTTGCTTTATTGTTGCACACAATATAATCAACTGTCTTGTTGCTGCTCTCACTGTGCACAGGAAATACAGAAGCATATTTTGGTGCATGTTCACCTGCATCTTTATGAAAAAACCCTGCATCTCTGATACCGTTTGGATTTCGCTTCAGCGATAATGGTCTGTTCTTTAAATGCGGCAGTATATATTTTGAAATACTGTCATAATAATTTACCAGATCGCCTTTCGTATAACCTTCATCGGGCCAGAAAATCTTATGTTGATTGGTGATGACAATAACATCTTTCCCAATAGTTACTTTTCTTTCTTTGGCAACAGGTTCTATTGCATTTTCACTTTCATCGTTCACAGCACTTATATTTTTTTCGTCACGTAATCTTAAAAATACGGGATGGCGAAAGCTGCCATCTCTTGTTATTTCTGTATATGCAATATCGGCAACCAGTTTCGGCTTGAGCCATGTTGTCTCACCATTAACCGGCACTTCCTCTTTAAATGGTGAAGCATCTGTTTCCAAAGGCTTCATTAATTTTTTTAGGGATGCAAGCAGATCATTGTTAAAACCTGTGCCTACATGACCGCGATATTGCCAGCCTTTTCCTTTTTTATTTGCAAGTATCAAAGATCCGAAATGATGCCTCCCTCCTTTTGGTTCTGTATAACCAACAATAACAGATTCGGTGCTTTGCACATTTTTTATCTTAAGCCATTCTTTACTGCGTGCGCCTTTTGCATAAGTGCTGTCTTTCTTTTTTGCAATAATTCCCTCGAGTCCTTGTTCTTTTGCAGTTGCAAAAAATGAAATGCCTTTTTCATCAACGTCATCGCAGTAACGGATAACACCATTCTTCTTCAACATTTTTTTCACCAGTTCTTTCCTGTCTGTCAATGGAAGCTCTGTTGTTGATTTTCCATCCAACATCAGCATATCGAAAACATAATACATCAAAGGATAATTCAAATGATTTTCGTAATGCTGCAGCTTTTGAAAATCGGGAAGATTTTTATCGTTCAGCAAAACGATCTCACCATCGAGTATTACATCATGTTTTATCTTTTGCAGTTCTTTTACTATAGCTGGAAAACGTTCTGAAAAATCTATACCATTACGTGAATAAAATTTCACTTCACCTTTTTTTATTTCAGCTATAGCACGATACCCATCCCATTTTATTTCAAACAACCAGTCTTTATCATCAAATGCATTCTTAGCAATTGATGCAAGCATTGGCTTTATGTAAGTCGCTATTTTTTTTGCTTTTCCATGTCTTATTGACGCTACCGTTTTCTTTGCTATTACGCCATTCTTTTCATCTTCAGCATCGTACAACTTATTTACAGAATAGTCATCCTTGTGTTTTATCATTAACCAGTTCTTCTCATCTTTCTTCAGGCGTACCAAAACAAACTCACCTTTTAATTTTTTTCCTTTCAGCGAAAATTTTATTTCACCCTTTTTTATGTTTGCCAATGCTTTTGCTTCTGTTATTGGTTCGTGCTTTTCATCAACAGGGATAAACGTTCCATTATCCCAAATCTGCACTGTACCCGCTCCATAATTGCCTTTCGGAATGGTTCCTTTGAAAGTAATATAATCAACCGGGTGATCTTCGACCATTACCGCCAATCTTTTCTCAGAAGGATTCAATGAAGGGCCTTTTGGCACAGCCCAACTTTTCAACACACCTCCCAACTCCAGGCGAAAATCATAATGAAGATGAGAGGCATCATGCCTTTGAACAACAAAACGAGAACCTTTTTTCCTTGCTGCACTTCCTTTTGGTTCTCGTGTTTGTTTAAAGTCTCTTTTTTTATGATAAGTGCTTAAACTCATGATGCTTTTCTTTTAGTTGATCCGGATCCTGATAAGCTTGCCTTTAGTTGTTCCATCAGGTCTTTTGTATTGCTATGTACAACTTTCATAGGCTTATATGCAACTTGTTTACCTTTTGCTTTTGCGCGAATTACTTTCAATAGTTTGTCAGAATAATCATCTTTAAATTTTGATGGATCAAATGGTTTTGTCAACTGATTAATTAGAGATGTTGCCATCTTTACTTCTGCAGGTTTGCTTTTTGCTGTTGGAATTTTTAAATCTGCCGTCTTTCTTATTTCTTCTGCAAAACGAATCCTGTTAAGCACCAATACATCATCAATTGTTTTAATGATACAAACATGTTCTCTGTTGCGCATTACAAAAGTGCCCACACCTGCCTTTGCAGTTTTTTTTAACGCATCCCGCAGTAAAACATAGGCACGGCCTCCGGTTTTCTGTGGCTCCAGGTAATAGGGCGCTTCAAAGTAGGTACTATCAATTTCTTTTTCATCAACGAATTGAATGATCTCTATATGATCTGTCTTTTCAGGACTTGCTTTTGCAAAATCTTTATCGTCAAGTATTACATACTTATCATTCAACATGTATGCTCTCACTATGTTTTCCCATGGCACTTCTTTGCCAGTATGTTCATTTACACGTTTAAATTTTATATTGGCGTGCCCATTCTTGTCGAGCATATCAAGATCGAGTGTACTTTCTTCAACGGCGCTGTACATTTTTATGGGAATATTTACAAGCCCAAAACCAATTGAACCGGTCCAGATCGCTTTCATATAAATACATTTAAAGATTAACTACAAAAACATATCCAGATTAATTTACGACAATTAT
Coding sequences within it:
- the ku gene encoding non-homologous end joining protein Ku: MKAIWTGSIGFGLVNIPIKMYSAVEESTLDLDMLDKNGHANIKFKRVNEHTGKEVPWENIVRAYMLNDKYVILDDKDFAKASPEKTDHIEIIQFVDEKEIDSTYFEAPYYLEPQKTGGRAYVLLRDALKKTAKAGVGTFVMRNREHVCIIKTIDDVLVLNRIRFAEEIRKTADLKIPTAKSKPAEVKMATSLINQLTKPFDPSKFKDDYSDKLLKVIRAKAKGKQVAYKPMKVVHSNTKDLMEQLKASLSGSGSTKRKAS
- a CDS encoding SDR family oxidoreductase; the encoded protein is MKKATPQQRPGSESAMHPDPVSNDLKVAATPKLKNKVALITGGDSGIGKAVAILFAKEGADIAISYWKEHKDAKDTKTTIEEQYGRKCILIPGDISNEQHCKQVIKETIKTFKKINVLVNNAAIHYEAKSLEDITTKHLKHTFEVNIYSMFFITKYALLHMRKGSSIINTSSVTAYRGSKALIDYSATKGAIVSFTRSLSENLVQKGIRVNGVAPGPIWTPLIVSSFDKKRIKEHGKKAPMQRPGEPVEVAPSYLFLACDDSSYISGQFLHPNGGEIING
- the ligD gene encoding DNA ligase D, with amino-acid sequence MSLSTYHKKRDFKQTREPKGSAARKKGSRFVVQRHDASHLHYDFRLELGGVLKSWAVPKGPSLNPSEKRLAVMVEDHPVDYITFKGTIPKGNYGAGTVQIWDNGTFIPVDEKHEPITEAKALANIKKGEIKFSLKGKKLKGEFVLVRLKKDEKNWLMIKHKDDYSVNKLYDAEDEKNGVIAKKTVASIRHGKAKKIATYIKPMLASIAKNAFDDKDWLFEIKWDGYRAIAEIKKGEVKFYSRNGIDFSERFPAIVKELQKIKHDVILDGEIVLLNDKNLPDFQKLQHYENHLNYPLMYYVFDMLMLDGKSTTELPLTDRKELVKKMLKKNGVIRYCDDVDEKGISFFATAKEQGLEGIIAKKKDSTYAKGARSKEWLKIKNVQSTESVIVGYTEPKGGRHHFGSLILANKKGKGWQYRGHVGTGFNNDLLASLKKLMKPLETDASPFKEEVPVNGETTWLKPKLVADIAYTEITRDGSFRHPVFLRLRDEKNISAVNDESENAIEPVAKERKVTIGKDVIVITNQHKIFWPDEGYTKGDLVNYYDSISKYILPHLKNRPLSLKRNPNGIRDAGFFHKDAGEHAPKYASVFPVHSESSNKTVDYIVCNNKATLLYLANLGCIEINPWNSTVQKPDHPTWMVIDIDPSDKNDFTQVVDVALVTKEILDQAGIISFCKTSGASGLHVYAPMKNKYDYNTVKDFAHIIASLVHEQLPDTTSIERSLSKRGPHIYIDYLQNRSGQTLASVYSLRPVEGANASAALEWKEVNHKLHPSQFNIQNMPERLEKKHDLFSKVLTTSNNIQKALKLLNV